One Kaistella polysaccharea DNA segment encodes these proteins:
- a CDS encoding cytochrome b/b6 domain-containing protein: MKTYTVLHRLLHWIFALGMLVLFTTGFLRIVWMSKTVISEAMNKNPQIQNLNLDKQSLRTIVHSVQDPMFEWHVYAAYVITIAFIIRIAYMIVKGIKFPNPFSKLTSTKEKLQGLTYLGFYVLVAVQIMTGSILKFEIGSESLSNLAETTHKLAVYWMPIFVILHFAGVAISENTNRKGITSKMIGGES; this comes from the coding sequence ATGAAAACATATACCGTTCTACATCGCTTATTACACTGGATTTTTGCACTAGGAATGTTGGTTTTATTTACCACCGGATTTCTACGAATTGTCTGGATGAGCAAAACTGTCATTTCTGAGGCAATGAATAAAAACCCTCAAATTCAAAATCTTAATTTGGATAAGCAAAGTCTTCGAACCATCGTTCATTCTGTGCAAGATCCAATGTTTGAGTGGCATGTTTACGCTGCTTATGTAATCACCATCGCCTTTATTATAAGAATCGCTTACATGATAGTCAAAGGAATAAAATTTCCAAATCCTTTTTCGAAATTAACTTCAACTAAGGAAAAATTACAAGGTTTAACTTATCTTGGATTTTATGTTTTGGTTGCTGTACAAATAATGACCGGCAGTATTCTAAAATTTGAAATCGGTTCAGAATCTCTTAGTAATTTAGCAGAAACAACTCACAAACTTGCAGTTTACTGGATGCCGATTTTTGTCATTTTACACTTTGCGGGAGTTGCGATTTCCGAAAATACAAATCGAAAAGGAATCACTTCAAAAATGATCGGTGGTGAATCTTAA
- a CDS encoding phosphoribosylanthranilate isomerase, whose translation MNQQLATNNRQPKLKVCGLTKLDQIEELVSLKADFLGFIFYEKSPRYVLDSLDLEEIKAIKHSGKVGVFVNESLEQIIEISEKAGLNFIQLHGDESDEFISEVREQLNPEIKIIKVFRIGTELENLKFKIQNLKSEVDYFLFDTDSKAFGGTGKSFDWQVLNELEITKPYFLSGGISEENIENINLLKQKPFALDINSKFEIEPGNKNIAKIVNFKNTLSREAML comes from the coding sequence ATGAATCAACAACTGGCAACTAATAACCGACAACCAAAACTTAAAGTGTGCGGTTTAACAAAACTAGATCAAATTGAAGAATTAGTTTCTTTGAAGGCGGATTTTTTAGGCTTTATCTTTTATGAGAAATCTCCCAGATATGTTTTGGATTCTTTAGATTTAGAAGAAATAAAAGCAATCAAACATTCCGGAAAGGTTGGAGTTTTTGTTAATGAAAGTCTAGAACAAATTATAGAAATATCTGAAAAAGCCGGACTCAATTTTATACAACTTCACGGTGATGAAAGCGACGAATTTATTTCGGAAGTGAGAGAACAATTAAATCCTGAAATTAAAATCATCAAAGTCTTTAGAATAGGAACAGAATTAGAAAATTTAAAATTTAAAATTCAAAATTTAAAATCAGAAGTCGATTATTTTCTTTTCGATACCGATTCAAAAGCTTTTGGTGGAACAGGAAAATCATTCGACTGGCAAGTTTTAAATGAATTAGAAATCACCAAACCGTACTTTTTAAGTGGTGGAATTTCAGAAGAGAATATTGAAAATATCAATTTATTAAAGCAGAAACCTTTTGCTTTAGATATCAATTCAAAATTTGAAATAGAACCTGGAAATAAAAATATTGCAAAAATTGTTAATTTTAAAAATACATTAAGTCGCGAAGCGATGCTTTAA
- the tnpA gene encoding IS200/IS605 family transposase, with protein sequence MPQSLVKNYIHIVFSTKHRNDFIDEEIKDELFRYVASICKDFESTAIQIGGTDNHIHILCLLSRKIALMKLVQEVKAHSSKWIKTKGSKYEDFFWQDGYGGFSVCRSNLEIVKNYIVNQRKHHEELDFKNEFVEMLIENKMEYDEKYLWD encoded by the coding sequence ATGCCACAATCATTAGTCAAAAATTACATCCATATCGTTTTCAGTACAAAACACAGAAATGATTTTATCGATGAAGAAATAAAAGATGAGTTATTTAGGTACGTCGCAAGCATTTGCAAGGACTTTGAAAGTACAGCAATCCAAATTGGAGGAACAGATAATCATATCCATATTTTATGTTTGCTTTCAAGAAAAATTGCTTTAATGAAATTGGTACAGGAAGTTAAGGCACATTCCTCCAAATGGATAAAAACAAAAGGAAGTAAATATGAAGATTTCTTTTGGCAAGATGGTTATGGTGGATTTTCTGTGTGTAGGAGCAATCTGGAAATTGTTAAGAACTACATTGTGAATCAGAGAAAACATCATGAGGAATTAGATTTCAAGAATGAATTTGTAGAAATGTTAATTGAAAATAAGATGGAATATGATGAAAAATATCTTTGGGACTAA
- a CDS encoding efflux RND transporter periplasmic adaptor subunit yields the protein MRKVLIILLSLMIFSCSKEEVVQEEIGTVVGDQVSLTDLQIKNSGIETSTLNNLDIAHKIMLTGQIDVPPQGMASVSAPSGGYVRVSRFMPGNYVSKGQTLATLENPELVQLQQDYLLAKSNLQYAQQDYSRQKDLNENKASSDKVTQKAFNESQNQNIMMKGMAQKLSAMGINPGSLNANNIRRSFAVTSPISGYISTVNVNIGQYVSPMDKMFDIVNTGDLHLALKVFEKDLGKIKVGQKVYGFTNQNPTKKYEARVFIIGKDFSADRSVLIHCHFVDNSLQLLPGTFMNAEMEADSEEGIVIPDDAIVTWEEKQYIFEEVKPKTYKMFPVEIGNAENGFTELLNFKEDNKDKKFVTKGAYQLLMALKNVEE from the coding sequence ATGAGAAAAGTACTTATAATATTATTAAGCCTCATGATTTTTTCCTGTTCCAAAGAAGAAGTGGTTCAGGAAGAAATAGGCACCGTCGTTGGAGATCAGGTTTCTTTGACGGATTTACAAATCAAAAATTCGGGCATTGAAACCAGCACTTTAAATAACCTCGATATCGCGCATAAAATTATGCTCACCGGGCAAATCGATGTTCCACCACAAGGAATGGCGAGTGTTTCCGCGCCAAGCGGAGGTTACGTGCGAGTTTCGAGATTTATGCCGGGAAATTATGTTTCTAAAGGACAGACTTTAGCAACTTTAGAAAATCCAGAATTGGTGCAGTTGCAGCAGGATTATCTCTTGGCAAAATCTAATCTTCAATACGCACAACAGGATTATTCACGCCAAAAAGATTTGAACGAGAACAAAGCCAGTTCCGATAAGGTGACGCAAAAGGCCTTTAATGAAAGCCAGAATCAAAATATAATGATGAAAGGAATGGCGCAGAAATTAAGTGCAATGGGAATTAATCCTGGCTCTTTAAATGCCAATAATATCCGCCGATCCTTTGCCGTAACTTCTCCGATTTCCGGCTATATTTCTACGGTTAATGTCAATATCGGACAATACGTTTCTCCAATGGATAAAATGTTCGATATCGTCAATACAGGTGATTTACATTTGGCTTTAAAGGTTTTTGAAAAGGATTTAGGTAAAATTAAAGTAGGTCAGAAAGTGTATGGTTTTACCAATCAAAATCCTACAAAAAAATATGAAGCCCGCGTTTTTATTATCGGAAAAGATTTCTCCGCTGACCGAAGTGTTTTGATTCATTGTCATTTTGTCGATAACAGTTTGCAATTACTTCCGGGAACTTTTATGAATGCAGAAATGGAAGCCGATTCTGAAGAAGGCATTGTAATTCCCGATGACGCCATCGTAACATGGGAGGAAAAACAATATATTTTTGAAGAAGTTAAGCCCAAAACCTATAAGATGTTTCCAGTAGAAATCGGAAATGCTGAAAATGGTTTTACCGAACTTTTAAATTTTAAAGAAGATAATAAAGACAAGAAATTTGTGACTAAAGGCGCTTATCAATTATTAATGGCGCTGAAAAATGTAGAAGAATAG
- a CDS encoding anthranilate synthase component II: MKILVFDNYDSFTYNLVQMIEQISGEKVDVFRNDQITLEHIERYDKIVLSPGPGIPSEAGILIELIKKYAPTKSILGVCLGQQAIAEAFGGSLINLTEIYHGVATNAQTIKKDARLLRDLPENLEVGRYHSWAVNPEDFPEELEITAVDENGMIMSLQHKKYDVQAVQYHPESILTPSGKRIIQNFLQN, encoded by the coding sequence ATGAAAATATTAGTCTTCGATAATTACGACAGTTTTACGTATAATTTAGTTCAAATGATTGAGCAAATTAGTGGTGAGAAAGTAGATGTATTCCGAAATGATCAAATTACTTTGGAGCACATTGAAAGGTATGATAAGATCGTACTTTCTCCCGGACCTGGAATTCCAAGTGAAGCCGGAATTTTAATTGAACTGATAAAAAAATATGCACCAACGAAATCGATATTGGGAGTTTGTCTTGGTCAGCAGGCGATTGCGGAAGCATTCGGTGGAAGTCTGATTAATCTTACAGAGATCTATCACGGTGTTGCAACGAATGCTCAAACCATCAAAAAAGATGCTCGACTTTTAAGGGATTTGCCCGAAAATTTAGAAGTAGGAAGATATCACAGTTGGGCCGTAAATCCTGAAGATTTCCCCGAAGAACTGGAAATTACTGCAGTTGATGAGAACGGAATGATAATGTCTTTGCAACATAAAAAGTACGATGTTCAGGCAGTTCAATATCATCCGGAAAGTATCTTAACACCATCCGGAAAAAGGATTATCCAAAATTTTTTACAGAATTAA
- the trpC gene encoding indole-3-glycerol phosphate synthase TrpC: protein MNILDKIIEQKKQEVAEAKKKVALTQLKDAALFDRKNFSLKESVKSGSGIISEFKRQSPSKGVINDKADVLEVVKSYQKFGASGISILTDSEFFGGKLEDILKVRSEISIPVLRKDFMIDEYQFYEAKANGADVILLIALCLSPNQVQEFTQLSHELGLEVLLEIHTEEELKHFNKNIDLVGINNRNLKDFKVDLQHSVNLKNLLPKEILAVAESGIYSIEDFKFLKEKGFDGFLMGEYFMRNENPGVAFEEFIKDVRN from the coding sequence ATGAATATTCTCGATAAAATTATTGAACAGAAAAAGCAGGAAGTTGCTGAAGCGAAAAAGAAAGTTGCTTTAACGCAATTAAAAGATGCAGCACTTTTTGACCGAAAAAATTTTTCTTTAAAAGAATCAGTGAAATCGGGTAGTGGAATCATTTCTGAATTTAAAAGACAATCGCCCAGTAAAGGAGTTATTAATGATAAAGCAGATGTTTTAGAAGTTGTAAAATCATATCAAAAATTTGGAGCAAGTGGAATTTCAATCCTGACTGATTCAGAATTTTTTGGAGGAAAATTAGAAGATATTTTGAAAGTACGAAGTGAAATTTCGATTCCTGTTTTACGAAAAGATTTCATGATTGATGAATACCAGTTTTACGAAGCAAAAGCGAATGGAGCAGATGTAATTTTATTAATTGCTTTGTGTCTTTCTCCAAACCAAGTTCAGGAGTTTACACAATTATCTCACGAATTAGGATTAGAAGTTTTGTTAGAAATTCATACAGAAGAAGAATTAAAGCACTTCAATAAAAACATTGATCTGGTCGGAATTAATAATAGAAACCTCAAAGATTTCAAAGTTGATTTGCAACATTCAGTCAATCTGAAAAACCTTTTACCAAAAGAAATTCTGGCAGTTGCCGAAAGTGGAATTTATTCTATAGAAGATTTTAAATTTTTAAAAGAAAAAGGATTTGATGGATTTTTAATGGGCGAATATTTTATGCGAAATGAAAATCCTGGAGTTGCTTTTGAAGAGTTCATTAAAGATGTTAGAAACTAG
- a CDS encoding anthranilate synthase component I family protein: MEFNQTINIKTTIKSVMSDLFTPVGIYLRLRDKFRDTILLESAGNQNTDNNFSFIAINAVAGIEIRNFEEAEVKFPLGNPQKIALEKEKLSELLNDFTKCFVCEEPSKEIGKSAQGFFGYTSYDAIPFFENIQFKELSEENKIPLLRYRLYQYVIAINHYNDEMFIIENKIDGLKSNTIEIENLINQKNAPIFPFKITDYETSNLEDEEYRQLVETAKKHCFRGDVFQLVLSRRFEQKFNGDEFNVYRALRHINPSPYLFYFDYGDYKLMGSSPESQLIIKDGKAIIHPIAGTFKRTGEVQKDLEAAEELKKDAKENAEHTMLVDLARNDLSICGKNTTVTKLKEVQFFSHVIHLVSEVTADVEENQNPYEMIATTFPQGTLSGAPKYKAMELIDSYEKTSRSFYGGCIGFVGFDGSCNQAIMIRTFLSKNNTLYYQAGAGIVAKSAAENELQEVNNKLNALKMAIKKATSI, from the coding sequence ATGGAATTTAATCAAACTATAAACATAAAAACCACCATCAAATCGGTGATGAGCGATCTTTTCACGCCGGTCGGGATTTACCTTCGACTTCGTGATAAATTTCGGGATACCATTTTGCTGGAAAGTGCCGGAAATCAAAATACCGATAACAACTTTTCGTTTATCGCCATCAATGCGGTTGCCGGAATTGAGATCCGAAATTTTGAGGAAGCAGAAGTTAAATTTCCTCTTGGCAATCCACAAAAGATTGCTTTAGAAAAAGAAAAATTAAGTGAACTGCTCAATGATTTCACCAAATGTTTTGTTTGTGAAGAACCTTCCAAAGAAATTGGTAAATCTGCACAAGGATTTTTTGGATATACGAGTTACGACGCGATTCCATTTTTTGAAAATATTCAGTTTAAAGAACTTTCAGAGGAAAATAAAATTCCATTATTGCGTTATCGTCTGTATCAATATGTGATTGCGATTAACCATTACAACGATGAGATGTTCATTATTGAAAATAAAATCGATGGGCTAAAATCAAATACTATCGAAATCGAAAATTTGATCAATCAGAAAAACGCTCCCATTTTTCCCTTTAAAATTACCGATTATGAAACTTCAAATCTAGAAGATGAGGAATATCGCCAATTAGTAGAAACCGCAAAAAAGCACTGTTTCCGTGGTGATGTTTTTCAACTGGTTTTGAGCAGAAGATTCGAACAGAAATTTAATGGAGATGAATTCAATGTTTACCGTGCTTTACGACATATTAATCCTTCGCCTTATTTATTTTATTTCGATTACGGCGATTATAAATTGATGGGTTCCAGTCCGGAAAGTCAATTGATAATTAAAGACGGAAAAGCCATTATTCATCCAATTGCCGGTACTTTTAAAAGAACTGGTGAAGTTCAGAAAGATTTAGAAGCCGCCGAAGAATTAAAGAAAGATGCGAAGGAAAATGCAGAACACACGATGCTGGTTGATTTAGCGCGAAATGATTTAAGCATTTGCGGAAAAAATACAACCGTGACAAAGTTGAAAGAAGTTCAGTTTTTTTCTCACGTGATTCATTTGGTAAGTGAAGTTACCGCAGATGTTGAAGAAAATCAAAATCCTTACGAAATGATCGCCACAACTTTTCCGCAGGGAACTTTGAGTGGTGCACCAAAATATAAAGCGATGGAATTGATCGATTCTTATGAGAAAACTTCTCGCTCGTTTTATGGAGGTTGTATCGGTTTTGTCGGTTTCGATGGAAGTTGTAATCAAGCCATTATGATCCGAACTTTTTTAAGTAAAAATAACACGCTTTATTATCAAGCCGGCGCTGGAATCGTAGCGAAATCCGCGGCTGAAAATGAGTTGCAGGAAGTGAATAATAAACTGAATGCGCTGAAAATGGCCATTAAAAAAGCAACCTCAATTTAA
- the trpD gene encoding anthranilate phosphoribosyltransferase, translating to MKEILQYLFDHQTLSKAQAKSILLEISKNIFNEIEVTSFVTVFLMRSITLAELEGFTEALQQLAPKIDLGTDDLVDIVGTGGDGKNTFNISTLASLVVAGTGQKVAKHGNYAASTISGASNVLETLGYQFKETEADLKNDLEKGNFCYLHAPIFHTSLKSIAPMRKNLGLKTFFNMLGPLINPAQPKYTMIGVANLEIARIYQYLLQKKNTDFLLVNALDGYDEISLTSDTKIIDKYGEKIYSAEDLQFKNIEAETIFGGNSVEEAAEIFKTILEGKGTYEQNAVVLANAAMALKNTEKYGDYENCLMMAKESLMEGKALNCLNVLID from the coding sequence ATGAAAGAGATATTACAATATTTATTCGACCACCAAACTTTGAGCAAAGCCCAGGCGAAATCAATCCTCCTGGAAATTTCAAAGAATATTTTCAACGAAATTGAAGTCACTTCTTTCGTTACGGTGTTTTTGATGCGAAGTATTACGTTGGCAGAATTGGAAGGTTTTACTGAAGCCTTACAGCAACTCGCGCCGAAAATTGATTTGGGAACTGATGATTTGGTAGACATTGTTGGAACCGGTGGCGATGGCAAAAACACATTCAATATTTCAACTTTAGCGAGTTTGGTCGTTGCCGGAACCGGACAAAAAGTTGCCAAGCACGGAAATTATGCGGCCTCAACAATCAGCGGAGCGTCCAACGTTTTGGAAACTCTGGGTTACCAATTTAAAGAAACAGAAGCCGATTTGAAAAACGATTTAGAAAAAGGAAATTTCTGTTATCTACACGCACCGATTTTTCACACTTCTTTGAAATCAATTGCACCGATGCGTAAAAATTTAGGTTTAAAAACTTTTTTCAATATGTTGGGGCCGTTGATCAATCCAGCTCAGCCAAAATATACCATGATCGGTGTGGCGAATTTGGAAATTGCACGGATTTACCAATATTTATTGCAGAAGAAAAATACTGATTTTTTACTTGTCAATGCTTTAGATGGTTACGACGAAATCAGTTTGACGAGCGATACGAAAATTATTGATAAATATGGCGAGAAGATTTATTCAGCCGAAGACTTGCAATTTAAGAATATCGAAGCAGAAACTATTTTCGGCGGAAATAGTGTTGAAGAAGCCGCAGAGATTTTTAAAACGATATTAGAGGGAAAAGGAACGTACGAACAAAACGCCGTTGTTTTAGCAAATGCAGCGATGGCTTTGAAGAATACCGAAAAATACGGCGATTACGAAAATTGCTTAATGATGGCGAAGGAAAGTTTGATGGAAGGAAAAGCCTTGAATTGTCTAAATGTTTTAATTGATTAG
- a CDS encoding TolC family protein, whose product MKQLIKIIITFSVLITIQLKAQTPISLESAYEKAFKNNLNLKNGQLRIDYQDKIKKSHAVIDPLNVSGEIGQFVSAYTDTKFSVNQTFRLPGFYNSQKQVLMEEWKNSMLNLDLQKWQLKREIALIYNELNYQTEKEKLLLRADSIYTNYYKRAELRLKKGESNILEKTTAENYRSQAEIQLANLKKDREVSLYQFNYLINDETMYSNENSNFYEMNGPTQDLNYAGNPIVLKQLEQQKAIELAKLNAEKSKLLPTFNIGYNNSSMYGTGADDQFYERSARFHSGMIGVGIPLFNGAQKSLIEGQKINQLIAENNYELGSRNLKNQYATLFGEYEKLKSETEYYKSKGLKNAETIMKTANRLYYEGEINYLEWSILINQSLDIQNKLIDTQKLLNEKTIQLNNLTQQ is encoded by the coding sequence ATGAAACAACTTATAAAAATAATAATCACATTTTCAGTTTTGATTACAATTCAACTGAAAGCACAAACGCCGATTTCCCTGGAATCGGCCTACGAAAAAGCCTTTAAAAATAATCTGAATTTAAAAAACGGACAACTTCGAATTGATTACCAAGACAAGATTAAAAAATCTCACGCCGTAATCGATCCACTGAATGTTTCCGGAGAAATCGGGCAATTTGTTTCCGCTTACACGGACACTAAATTTTCAGTCAATCAAACTTTCAGATTACCTGGTTTTTACAACAGTCAGAAACAGGTTTTAATGGAAGAATGGAAAAACTCCATGCTGAATTTAGATCTTCAAAAATGGCAACTAAAACGGGAGATCGCTTTGATTTACAATGAACTCAATTATCAGACTGAAAAAGAAAAACTGCTGTTAAGAGCCGATTCCATTTATACCAATTATTACAAACGCGCCGAACTTCGATTGAAAAAAGGAGAAAGTAATATTCTGGAAAAAACCACGGCAGAAAATTACAGAAGTCAGGCGGAAATTCAATTGGCAAATCTGAAGAAAGACCGTGAAGTTTCCCTTTATCAGTTCAATTATCTGATTAATGATGAAACAATGTATTCAAACGAAAATTCAAATTTCTATGAAATGAATGGTCCGACTCAAGATCTAAATTATGCTGGAAATCCCATCGTGTTGAAACAATTGGAACAGCAGAAAGCGATAGAACTTGCTAAACTAAATGCAGAGAAATCCAAACTTCTGCCGACGTTTAATATTGGGTATAATAATTCCAGCATGTACGGAACTGGCGCAGATGACCAATTTTATGAAAGATCTGCACGTTTTCATTCCGGAATGATTGGCGTTGGAATTCCACTTTTTAATGGAGCGCAGAAATCTTTAATTGAAGGTCAGAAAATCAATCAGTTAATTGCAGAAAACAATTACGAACTCGGTTCCAGAAATTTAAAAAATCAATACGCAACACTTTTCGGTGAATATGAAAAACTAAAAAGTGAAACTGAATACTACAAATCCAAAGGTTTAAAAAATGCAGAAACCATTATGAAAACTGCAAACCGATTGTATTATGAAGGTGAAATCAACTATCTGGAATGGTCCATTTTAATTAACCAAAGTTTAGACATTCAAAACAAACTCATCGACACTCAAAAACTGCTGAATGAGAAAACAATTCAACTCAATAATTTAACGCAACAATAA